The genomic region TGTCGACGGCTGCCCGCCGGGCCTGGAGATCTCCCTCGAAGACCTGCAGCGCGACCTCGATCGCCGCAAGCCCGGCACCAGCCGCCACACCACCCAGCGTCAGGAAGCCGACGAAGTCGAAATCCTCTCCGGCGTGTTCGAAGGGCGCACCACCGGTTGCTCGATCGGCCTGCTGATCCGCAACACCGACCAGAAGTCCAAGGACTACTCGGCGATCAAGGATCTGTTCCGCCCGGCCCACGCCGACTACACCTACCACCACAAATACGGTGAGCGCGACTACCGTGGCGGTGGCCGCAGCTCGGCCCGCGAGACCGCAATGCGCGTGGCGGCCGGTGCGATTGCCAAGAAATATCTGGCCAGCCAGGGCATCGTCATTCGTGGCTACATGAGCCAGCTCGGCCCGATCGAAATCCCGTTCAAGACCTGGGATTCGGTAGAAGAGAACGCCTTCTTCAGCCCCGATCCAGACAAAGTCCCTGAGCTGGAAGCCTACATGGACCAATTGCGCCGCGACCAAGACTCGGTCGGCGCAAAAATCACCGTGGTTGCCGAAGGCGTAATGCCCGGTCTGGGCGAGCCGATTTTCGATCGTCTCGACGCTGAACTGGCGCATGCGCTGATGAGCATCAATGCCGTCAAAGGCGTGGAAATCGGCGCCGGTTTCGCTTCGGTTGCCCAGCGCGGCACCGAACATCGCGATGAAATGACTCCGGAAGGTTTCCTCAGCAACAACGCGGGCGGCATCCTTGGCGGTATTTCCTCCGGTCAGCCGATCGTTGCCCATTTGGCGCTGAAGCCGACGTCGAGCATCACCACCCCGGGCCGTT from Pseudomonas tensinigenes harbors:
- the aroC gene encoding chorismate synthase yields the protein MSGNTYGKLFTVTTAGESHGPALVAIVDGCPPGLEISLEDLQRDLDRRKPGTSRHTTQRQEADEVEILSGVFEGRTTGCSIGLLIRNTDQKSKDYSAIKDLFRPAHADYTYHHKYGERDYRGGGRSSARETAMRVAAGAIAKKYLASQGIVIRGYMSQLGPIEIPFKTWDSVEENAFFSPDPDKVPELEAYMDQLRRDQDSVGAKITVVAEGVMPGLGEPIFDRLDAELAHALMSINAVKGVEIGAGFASVAQRGTEHRDEMTPEGFLSNNAGGILGGISSGQPIVAHLALKPTSSITTPGRSIDIHGNPVDVITKGRHDPCVGIRATPIAEAMMAIVLMDHLLRHRGQNADVRVSTPVLGQL